TTTTTTAAGGTGAGATTGGTCTCATTTCACCTATTAATTCTAtaccaattttaattttaaatcagtggaataaagattcaattttttttgttaatgttCCTTTTTTTTGTCCAAACAACaagagaaacaaataaaaacataaagaaGGTTTAAttgttttgttagtttttataattttgttaaatttataattaggtttttatatattttttttttcaattagatttttattttatttttaattttgtaattaggtcatttttgtattaaaaatatcaaaattaatgagatattcattaaaaaaatatgattaaagatctaattaaattattaattatagataatttaaaaaaaaatattttattaattctaatattttttattttttatattgataatggcttaattataaatattaaaaataatatagagacttaattaaaaaatatataactaaaaatttaattacaaatttaataaaattataaacacTTACAAACTAAACAAAAACTTCAAGTGGCTTCAGACTTTTAAACTACTATTTTTTAACCAGCGGATTAGCAATACAATTTACTTCCCTCAAAACCAATTTAAATTCTTTAAATTCAATTTCTACTTAGCATAAATCTTGAAATTTTAAAACTAGATCATCATAGTCCTTCTTTTATCACTCTTGCAAACTATTGGATTGTGATGAAGGCTCCTCGCGAATCAGTTTCACAAACCAGATCTTTTACTCCACAGTCCCAAATAAGAGAAAAATCTCTCCATATGGCAAAAGTTTTGCAACAACAAAcatacccaaaaaaaaaaaaaaaataatacaatttttGACCCAAAATCAACTATTTCCCTCAACAGAGATACATTTTGATACATGATTAAGAGGACATTTTCGTCATTTTAAAACTACACTCGCATTACAATTAAATTTTATCTTGTTGGAGGAAAGCTTGACTCGAtgagtaatatttttttttgttaatttatatATACCATGTAATTTTTAAgtgaaacttaaaaaaattattgttgatAGTAAAATATCACACTTCATTATGTCAtttttaaagagaaattaataaaatttattttccaaTACTATAAATCCTATATTGTTAGAAAAGTAAAACTCAgacaataatatatttaaaaaattaaaagttattttttcaAAAGCCACAATTTATATACTTAAATAGacaatactaaaaattaattaagagtattattgtttatttaaaataattatttgatttttttcttaaattttatttaaatatgttttttttatcattttgatgtaatttagtcttttttaataattagtACTTGCTAGTGATTTTTAGAGTTATTTGGTTTTATTTACGTTATTAGAGATTGTAATAAGAGTTGATAAATGGGGtgtttgggaatgattgagAGTAATAGTATTCTTCAAGAGAAATTGTTTGTTATTTGGAGAGCATATCTTTTAGCTTAAGATGTGGGTCAATGAGATGTTATTTATGAGATAAGTTGTGTGGAAACGTTTAATCTTGTTACTAATCACCAATATGATTTTGGATTTATTGATTCGTTGGTActcaaaataagagatatcatgTATTGAAATTGGCGTGTGAACTTTCATTTGATTATGAAAAATGCAAACACAGTAGCAGACACTATGATAAAGATAACGATAAAGTTACAACTTTATCATGTGGAGTTTCCTTCTCTTTAAAAAAAGTTTAAGAATAATCTTAAACGAACtgtttttctatttaaatagttcttttatttttcttatttttaatttgttgtttaGTTTATCTAAGTCACaacaaaaaaaactaataaatatcTCATATgaggacaaaaaaaaaaacgtaaTGCAATTATCAAAGTATATCCGGATGAGCGcttttttttacttaaatgaTGGTTTGAGaatgtaaaataaatttttatttagttttttttatcaaaatttaatttaattaattttattttctatactCACAATTTATTTGTTCAAAACCAAATAAATCAGTTTATTCAAACCATAAAATGTTACATTTTAAGTGTTATTTTGATCTcatatttatatttgattttgtATTCTATTAATCCAAACTAAGTAATATTTCAttctaattataattttgtatAACCTAATTAATGTTAActagttaaatatattaattaataaatttactAACTTATTAAtcaaagtaattatttttatagaaatatttaataacaaaaaatattagttaaaaacgatcaaaatttattatttttaattttatttaatacattatatactaaataaatattaaataaaataaatttagattgaatattttatctctttaatattatcattatcattatttttattaaacacTTTCGACTGATCATAAAAATTTAACTATagacataaataaataataaaaatatattaaagcaAAAAATCAAGTGGGGCCTCCTATTTTTACCCCACCTGATTTTCCTTCacacaaaacaaaaagtaaatAATTCAGGTATTATTTAAGGTGTCTTTTTTAggaaataaaattatttacttatttatttctaaaaactTTCCGTTAGTTTTATTTAGTTACAGCGGGTTATTCATTATTCATTattcattcaatcattaataAGTTATGGTTATTGCCTTATTGGATGCATGGCAAGGTCTTGCCATTTGTCAAGGGCTTCCTTCCATGCTTCCACCATTTCACCTCCATCTATTTATTCATGTGATGTTAATCATGTTATGTTAGTTGAAGCAACCTAACCATGTGAAATTCTTGTGACACTTCTTGCTTTCTTTATGCTCTCTCCAAATATACTACTATTTATGAATAGTGAATAATAACCTTTCTCTTATTGTAACTGTAATGATTGTATTTTGTCTTGGGGATATCAATATTCATAAATCATTTCATTCTTAGCCTTTTTTTATATGATATTCTCTAATTTCTCATGATAAGGATTAATTTGACAATTTGTCAcgatctaaattttatttaagtatttaatattgactaattaattattacatatataaaaaaatttaaattttttaatgtttatttaaacaaaaaaataaattatttattttattaataaatatttttaatatttatttaaacgaataaataaattatttactCTATTAatgaatatatttttatgaataaataGTCAAATTAGTTCTAAAAAagtcatttattttttaaattagtttttaaaagatttttttaattaaattcgtcctttaaaaattttaaattagtcatttTAGTTCTTATATCACTTCTATTACTAACAACGTTAAAATTTATTGATGTGACTCGTTAAGTAACATTACAATATACACCTAAAAATTCTAATTGGTGGCTAATATAGTAAATTTATGAAATTAGGTCAAATAAACTCCAAATTGAAAGATTTTAATGCCTTaaattttctctttaattagattttaatttgatctaattttataaacttatcatgttaatatttaattaagatTTCTATATGTGTATTGTAGTATCATTTAACGTACTATATTAACAAATTTTGACgttaaatatataaaagaaataataaaagactaacacaattaatttaaaatctttaaaagacaaatttaattaaaaaaataaaaaattaatttaaaaaataattaatcttctaaaaacaaatttaaccatttatctatatttttaccTACTAAGTGGCAATGCAATACCACCGTACTAGCTTGCTAGTTCCTAGTATTACTCTACACAATAAATTCGGCACAAGTGATGGTGACAGCTTGACAAAAAGTGTTGTATCATAGAGAATTGGAAAATTAGGCATGTGATTTAGATACCCTTCTCTTTGGTCTTTAACCTTATTTGGGCACATAAACCACATCTTTGACTCAAGTCTCTCGGTTATTCTCCTTCTTTATAATAATATTCTCCTCGCATAGGTCCAATAAAAGAGAATCTCCATTAGAAATAGAAATATATCCCATAATAATATGATGGTGTAGGCATGTTATTGGATATTgattcataattaataataataaattatcaaCTAATCAACTCTCTCAATGGTATTATGATATAGTAATTAAGGGGAAAAAGATACTAAATATTGATAATTACTAGTTTAGTATCCTGCCATTTACGAGGTGGTTAGTGGGCTTAATTTCAGGGAACATGGCGGAGTTGCAATTGGCAGGTAGCAtttattttaaatgaattaattGTTTTATAGTGGTGGCAGATCAGATCACATTCACATTCAGAATTTACTTTTGATATATGACCAAATGATCAGTAATAACTAATAAGATACGTAAATCCTAGAGAATTTATGATGAATTtataaatctttaaaaaaatattaattaagtTCTTAAAAGATTGCAATATTAGATTTATAGATTTTTGATTGAATCAGAAGAATGATAGAAGGGTACATTTTGTCTAATATTACAGTCTTTTAAGATTTTAAGTCTATTATTATAATTGTTCAAGAATTTAATAAATTCTTCTTTGGAAATTTATAAATCCAACGTATTTTTTTTAGAGTAATTCTTGCAATACAAGCGATTAAGGCTTGTAAGCCTTACAAGTTCAATTAAAACTAACGCTCAAAACACACTTTGaaccattcttcttcctcttcgtcttctccttcttcttttctttcgtttcttgccttctctttcttcttcttcttcttcttcttcttcttgctgcacgttcttcttcctcttactcttcttcttctccttttctttcgtttctgcacgttcttcttcatcgtcttcctcttcttcttcatttacgttcttttctctctgttttatcttttttttcgatttttcatggtgaaatcgtttttgaagaagaagaagcagtagaagatgaggaggaaaaagagaaagagttctgaattatgcataagatgTATTTTAACGAATTTTGGGTATATTTctttaaatcctttgggtgtattttctgtaatcctttgggtgtatttctataatcgtttgggtgaattcctgtaaccgtttgggtgtatttctgtaatcctttgggtgtatttctgtaatcatttTGGGTGTacttctgtaatcgtttgggtgtatttctgaagttccattatcttcaaaaggattacagaaatacacccaaaggattacgaaaaatacacccaaagtatttaagaaatacacccaaaattcgttgcataattcagaactctttctctttctcctcatcttctgctgcttcttcttcttcaaaacgatttcaaagcttgatttcagaaaccatgaaaataaaaaaaaaacgaagaagaagaagaggaagaggaagaggaagaggaagaggaggaagaggaagaggaagaggaagaggaagaagaagaagaagaaccgtTCTAAGTGTAGCGCTTTGAAAACAGGAAACATTGAATAACGCATTAAAAGGCCTAGTAACTTGTAAgacaaaaagacttgtatgtgtagcactCCTCTTTTTTTTAACATCTActtatcttattattttaagGAGGCCACTTAGATAAAGACGCttaaaatgtcttttttaaagatgtttttatgttgtgttttaattagtttttgtataatttattcGGTGTTCCTCatcacatattattaaattcctcaaaagattttctttccaaaaataataaaaagcatTTAATTTGGACTATAACAAAAAAGGTAATAGATTaactattagatttttttaaaagattatttacataaaaaaatatatcacattcatcaaaatatatatatatataaacaagctcttaaaaatttttataaataaaaaaataattaatttttattcatataatatataaaataattactatattatcttatcttatctgaCTTATCCGGCTTTAGATGATTCGAATTCAAATAccaagaagataagataagataagataatataaCTATCATAGGCTATATAAAGGAGAGTCAGAGGCTCTTAGGTACAAactcattcttcattcttcataCTTTATACCTTTCAGACTGCGGAGTATCTTTGCAGAATCCACCACCCCGGCCACTCCAAGAAGACGATCCGACCGTTGCAAGTCCCTGATCTTACAACCACTAACAATAATGGTTTTCGAGATCAGCATTGAACTCAGCATGATCACCGAAGTCGAGACTTACGACATCACTTCCCGCCATTATCCTTACACTGTTTATGCCGACCACCAACGCATCCTCTGCATCAACACCACCTCTTCCCAAACGCTCTCCAAGTGGCTTACCAACCTTCTCAAGTCCACTCCCAAAAACACCCCGGTCATCGTGGGTGTAACCGCCGAGCACCAATTTACCAAGTACACCAAGCGCGGCGTCAAGGACCACGGCTACGACTTCATCTCCCTCTGCGTTGGCTCTCACTGCCTCCTCTACCCTCTTCTCCAACAAGCCGACTCTTACAAAGCGAAGCAAAACCCTAGGCCCCTCTGCGACTTCTTCGCTAACCCTAGGGTTATCGCGGTGGGAATGGAGATCGAAAAGGTGAAGGCAAAGCTAGAGAAGCACCACGGGATCGAGCTGAAGAAGGCGTTGGACCTTAGGGCGATGGCGGTGGAAGGGATGAAGGAGGTAGGGGAGAAGATGGATCTGTGGCGGTATAATCTTGACAAGTTGGCGAAGACAGTGCTGGGGAAGCACTTTGACGTGGTGAGGCCGGAAGAGAAGCTGGACTGGTACGATGAAGAAAGCTCGTGCTGTTATTATAATGTGTATACGGATGAGAAGACAATGTTCATCACCATTGATACTTATCTTTGTTACCTCATTGGTTTCGAGCTTCATGGTATGATCCATGGACATGAAGCGGGTAAGAGCCAAGATTCTAGTAAGTCGAAGAAGAATGTCAACAAGAAGAATAACTCATGAGGTGCCTTTGATTTCTAAGATTAGTAATGAGATAATGTATGCATAGTTTGATTAGACTTTAGAGTAGTATATGACCGTGATCTATCCTTGTTAATGATAGTAACTTTTACCCTTTCAATTCTTATCTGGATTTGGATATAGATTTTTATCATGAGGCCACTTAAATAAAGACGcctaaaacgtctttttttaaagatgttttcatattgtgttttaattggtttCTGTATAATTTATTTGGTATTCTTCatcacatattattaaattcCTCAAAAGATTTTccttcaaaaaataataaaaaatatttaatttggattataaaacaaaaaaggtaatatatatatatatatatatataacaagctCAAACCTCTTAAAATTTAGTCAAAAAAAacctcttaaaatttttataaataaaaaaataattaatttatattcgtacaatatataaaataattactatattattattatattatagattaagattcactaatttaaagtttctttttatttataatataagcattagaaataaataaaatttttataactaaatgtagtgtaacaaaatatatataatattaattagttcttaaaaaattctaaaaaaatagtttcttttattttagtaaaataactatttattaaagtagacaaattaattattttcttctcatatataatttttttaagacataaaagtaattaattaggACATTGGTTAAGATAATTAAAGTCAgtatttcattaaatttttaatttaaagaaaaatcctAGTTAATTTTCGTATAGAAATTTcgaatttgaaaacattgataaaaattatgttgaattttgatttatttgattctCATTTAAATTAATCACTACATAAGTTAAAGTTCTATTTTGAAGTTATATTCGAGCTTTAATCTGAtttttaaagtttcaatttactttgtttGGTTTTTTAACTTAGGTATTCGTGACTCATATTAGGGTTTTAAgtgtttaattaaaaaaaaataaggtaaaaaaattttaattgtcaCATCAAATAGTCGCTAAAATGTATAATGTAGCAGTCGTTAGTCCATCTCAGCATGTTGTTAACGATTTTGTGAGACagtgacaaaaataatattaggAACCAATGTGAGTCATAACTATTAAGTTAGGAGACTAAATTgagtaaattaaatttttgaaattagattgAAACATAGTTGTTAGAACCAAACCAGTGATTGAACCGGTCAAGTTACTAGTTCACTGGTTTATTGGTTCAATTGATAAATCACCGGTTGGACCGATAAAACCGGTCTCacgtaaatataaaatataaaatagttaaaaacttaaaattaaaatttgaaatacataTCTTCACTAACATTTTATGAAGAATCAAGTCTCAActtctaaaaataactaatataaaaaaccataaaattttaatactacaatagtatcttattttgacacaataaaaaaataattaattcacaaAGCCTATCATCTAACTATAATATCAGTAGATTTTAATACTaacatcaaaacaaataaccttAATCACAATACTAGCAATAAAATAGATcaagtaaattaataaatttttagtgaaatttatatttatattaataatggtatataattaaaatataattaattttaaaaatagaaaaaacaaaaattaaattaaattagatatttatgtatactatataattagtatttgtcATATATAATACTTAGAAGTGCAATGGCTAAGTGGCAAGTAGGGGTTACTTTTGCTCTAAGGTTCTTGGTTCGAGACCTCGTGTagacattttaaaaaatttttcaagtAGACCAGTTCGATTAGACCGGTTTGCACCAGTTCTTACCGGTTCACACCGGTTTTATTCCTTAAACGGTCTAAGGAGTAAACCGATTCGGATCAGGGTCCAGTTCTAGTCCGGTTCACTAGTTTTACGGTCGAACCAGCTAATCCAGTTTGATTTTTACAACTATGGATTGAAATATAACATCATTTCAGAGACCAACAAGTATTATCTCTTTGTTGACAATTAAGTTATTTTAATGGTAATTAAGATCTAATAATGGTTTATAATAAAAGAAGCATTCTTTTGCAATACTGAACCTATAGTAGTAGTTAGGGGTGTTCATAGATTAGATCATATCCATATAAATCCACAGTATTTATCCGTATCTGATCTGTAATTTGAGGATGTGATCTGATCTGTAATTGGATTGGATCAAATCGGATCCACACTCTAATCAGATAGaagtaaatatatttaaaaaagtaagtaaaaaaaattattgactttttttataaaaataaaatttttaatattttttattttatggataTATTTGATATCTGATCCAAACATAAAAAGTGCGAATATCGAATTTGATCTAATGAGTTTAGTGCAGattgaatcaaaatttcaaccatATCCCATCTGTAAACACCCCTAgcaataataactaaaaaatcataatgattatatttttaactaagaaaaagtgcaaaaaaaaatactaaatacaagaatatttaatcaaatattaaaagACAATTTTACTTTAAAACAATTGGACTTTTTTtgctcatatatatatatatatatatatataatgtaataataataataatatgataattattttatatatcacaCAAATATAAACGTTTTTTTTCTATGATCTTAAGAAAGGTTTTGTAAGTCCCTAACCTTGTTATCGATTTTTGTAGTGTTAGCCCTCATATTAtcaatttgatttatatataattcGGATGATAAATTATTGGGTAAAAAACCTACATGTGCCAAGGGGGTTCCAAAATTACCCAAATCAACCAAATGAAATTTTGATACATCAATCTACCAAAgaacaaatatatataattcgaatcaatacgATTCGAATTCAATTTCAACGTAGTTCGAATTGACTTAATTCGAATTATTTCCAAATAACGTGCCaacataattcgaatcaatatgcATCGTTTTAATCAAGCATAGTTCGAATTGAttcaattcgaattactagCATCACCTGCGTATATAGGGAGTTCGAATctacttgattcgaattagtatGGGTTGCTAAGTAAgtgtaattcgaattgatatgattcgaattatatatataaaaagtgCGAAAGAAagaagttgattcgaattactatgaAGCAgatctctctatatatatatatgatatgtACGTGAGTTGCTCTCAATAGAGGGATCAGATGGCTAGTGAGGATAGTTTTCTAGTGTTGGTTCACCACAGATGATTGATTAAGAGAAAAACTCTATCCGCTGTGAAGTTCACCGATAAGGATCCTCtctattacaaatttttatagtattccAAACATcttttaaatcattttttaaaattattttacatggaataaaatatttttttgtggtataatttaaaaaaatattaaaaaaatttattaaaaatatatttactcaaattttaaatataatactcttctacataattaataatctaaaaattaaaaaaattattttatttcatgcGAAGTAATTAAAGAGAAGAGTAAATTTGAAGATAAATGTTTATGGATGtagtcaaattttaaataaaatactctacataatcaataataatttgaaaattaaaaaaatattttttccatacaaaaaaattaaaaaaaaaggctTAAAAGATattaggagtactataaaaatttataatgtCCCAATAATTTAGGTAagtaaatgataaaaatatttttttaatttttaaattattattgactatgtagagtattttatttaaattttgagtaCATATATTTCAAAATCACTAGGACATTACAACTctttatagtactcctaacatttttAAACCATTTCTTTAAAACCATCCCCTAGtacatgtatttttttaaattgttttgtataaaataaaatacatgtaCTAGGAGATGGTATTAAAGAAATGGTTTAAAAATATTAGGAGTACTATAAAGAGTTGTAATGTCCTAGTAATTTTGAAATATATGtactcaaaatttaaataaaatactctacatagtcaataataatttaaaaattaaaaaaatatttttatcatttactTACCTAAATTATTGGGacattataaatttttatagtactcctaatATCTTTTaagtctttttttttaatttttttgtatgaaaaaaatattttttaatttttaaattattattgattatgtagagtattttatttaaaatttgactaCATGCATAAACATTTATCTTCAAATTTACTCTTCTCTTTAATTACTTCgcatgaaataaaataatttttttaatttttagattattaattatgtagaagagtattatatttaaaatttgagtaaatatatttttaataaatttttttaatatttttttaaattataccacaaaaaaatattttattccatgtaaaataattttaaaaaatgatttaaaagATGTTTggaatactataaaaatttgtaatagaGAGGATCCTTATACTAGAAAACTATCCTCACTAGCCATCTGATCCCTCTATTGAGAGCAACTCACacatatcatatatatatatagagatcTGCTtcatagtaattcgaatcaacttctTTCTTTCGcactttttatatatataattcgaatcatatcaattcgaattacacTTACTTAGCAACCCatactaattcgaatcaagtagATTCGAACTCCCTATATACGCAGGTGATGctagtaattcgaattgaaTCAA
This sequence is a window from Arachis stenosperma cultivar V10309 chromosome 10, arast.V10309.gnm1.PFL2, whole genome shotgun sequence. Protein-coding genes within it:
- the LOC130957628 gene encoding uncharacterized protein LOC130957628: MVFEISIELSMITEVETYDITSRHYPYTVYADHQRILCINTTSSQTLSKWLTNLLKSTPKNTPVIVGVTAEHQFTKYTKRGVKDHGYDFISLCVGSHCLLYPLLQQADSYKAKQNPRPLCDFFANPRVIAVGMEIEKVKAKLEKHHGIELKKALDLRAMAVEGMKEVGEKMDLWRYNLDKLAKTVLGKHFDVVRPEEKLDWYDEESSCCYYNVYTDEKTMFITIDTYLCYLIGFELHGMIHGHEAGKSQDSSKSKKNVNKKNNS